The Macaca nemestrina isolate mMacNem1 chromosome 12, mMacNem.hap1, whole genome shotgun sequence genome contains a region encoding:
- the LOC105469573 gene encoding N-terminal kinase-like protein isoform X2, with the protein MWFFARDPVRDFPFELIPEPPEGGPPGPWALHRGRKKATGCPVSIFVYDVKPGAEEQTQVAKAAFKRLKTLRHPNILAYIDGLETEKCLHVVTEAVTPLGIYLKARVEAGGLKELEISWGLHQIVKALSFLVNDCSLIHNNVCMAAVFVDRAGEWKLGGLDYMYSAQGNGGGPPRKGIPELEQYDPPELADSSGRVVREKWSADMWRLGCLIWEVFNGPLPRAAALRNPGKIPKSLVPHYCELVGANPKVRPNPARFLQNCRAPGGFMSNRFVETNLFLEEIQIKEPAEKQKFFQELSKSLDAFPEDFCRHKVLPQLLTAFEFGNAGAVVLTPLFKVGKFLSAEEYQQKIIPVVVKMFSSTDRAMRIRLLQQMEQFIQYLDEPTVNTQIFPHVVHGFLDTNPAIREQTVKSMLLLAPKLNEANLNVELMKHFARLQAKDEQGPIRCNTTVCLGKIGSYLSASTRHRVLTSAFSRATKDPFAPSRVAGVLGFAATHNLYSMNDCAHKILPVLCGLTVDPEKSVRDQAFKAIRSFLSKLESVSEDPTQLEEVEKDVHAASSPGMGGAAASWAGWAVTGVSSLTSKLIRVHPTTAPAETNIPQRPTPEGVPAPAPTPVPATPTTSGHWETQEEDKDTAEDSSAADRWDDEDWGSLEEAESVLAQQDDWSTGGQVSRASQVSNSDHKPSKSPESDWSSWEAEGSWEQGWQEPSSQEPPLEGTRLASEYNWGGPESSDKGDPFATLSARPSTQPRPDSWGEDNWEGLETESRQAKAELARKKREERRREMEAKRAERKAAKGPMKLGARKLD; encoded by the exons ATGTGGTTCTTTGCTCGGGACCCGGTCCGGGACTTTCCGTTCGAGCTCATCCCGGAGCCCCCAGAGGGCGGCCCGCCCGGGCCCTGGGCCCTGCACCGTGGCCGCAAGAAG GCCACAGGCTGTCCCGTGTCCATCTTCGTCTATGATGTGAAGCCTGGCGCGGAAGAGCAGACCCAGGTGGCCAAAGCTGCTTTCAAGCGCCTCAAAACTCTACGGCATCCCAACATCCTGGCTTACATCGATGGACTGGAG ACAGAAAAATGTCTCCACGTCGTGACAGAGGCTGTGACTCCGTTGGGAATATACCTCAAGGCGAGAGTGGAGGCTGGTGGCCTGAAGGAGCTGGAGATCTCCTGGGGGCTACACCAGATTGTG AAAGCCCTCAGCTTCCTGGTCAACGACTGCAGCCTCATCCACAACAATGTCTGCATGGCCGCCGTGTTCGTGGACCGAGCTGGCGAGTGGAAGCTTGGGGGCCTGGACTACATGTATTCAGCCCAGGGCAACGGTGGGGGACCTCCCCGCAAGGGGATCCCCGAGCTTGAGCAGTATGACCCCCCGGAGTTGGCTGACAGCAGTGGCAGAGTGGTCAGAGAGAAGTG GTCAGCAGACATGTGGCGCTTGGGCTGCCTCATCTGGGAAGTCTTCAATGGGCCCCTACCTCGGGCAGCAGCCCTACGCAACCCTGGGAAG ATCCCCAAATCACTAGTACCCCATTACTGTGAGCTGGTGGGAGCGAACCCCAAGGTGCGTCCCAACCCGGCCCGCTTCCTGCAGAACTGCCGGGCACCTGGTGGCTTCATGAGCAACCGCTTTGTAGAGACCAACCTCTTCCTGGAGGAGATTCAG ATCAAAGAGCCAGCCGAGAAGCAAAAGTTCTTCCAGGAGCTGAGCAAGAGCCTGGATGCGTTCCCTGAGGATTTCTGTCGGCACAAGGTGCTGCCCCAGCTGCTGACCGCCTTCGAGTTTGGCAATGCGGGGGCCGTTGTCCTCACGCCCCTCTTCAAG GTGGGCAAGTTCCTGAGCGCTGAGGAATATCAGCAGAAGATCATCCCTGTGGTGGTCAAGATGTTCTCATCTACTGACCGGGCCATGCGCATCCGCCTCCTGCAGCAG ATGGAGCAGTTCATCCAGTACCTTGATGAGCCAACGGTCAACACCCAGATCTTCCCCCACGTCGTACATGGCTTTCTGGACACCAACCCTGCCATCCGGGAGCAGACGGTCAAG TCCATGCTGCTTCTGGCCCCGAAGCTGAACGAGGCCAACCTCAATGTGGAGCTGATGAAGCACTTTGCACGGCTACAGGCCAAGGATGAACAGGGTCCCATCCGCTGCAACACCACGGTCTGCCTGGGCAAAATCGGCTCGTACCTCAGTGCCAGC ACCAGACACAGGGTCCTTACTTCCGCCTTCAGCCGAGCCACTAAGGACCCGTTTGCACCGTCCCGGGTTGCGGGTGTCCTGGGCTTTGCTGCCACCCACAATCTCTACTCAATGAATGACTGTGCCCACAAGATCCTGCCTGTGCTCTGCGGTCTCACTGTAGATCCTGAGAAATCTGTGCGGGACCAG GCCTTCAAGGCCATTCGGAGCTTCCTGTCCAAACTGGAGTCTGTGTCGGAGGACCCGACCCAGCTGGAGGAAGTGG AGAAGGATGTCCATGCAGCCTCCAGCCCTGGCATGGGAGGAGCCGCAGCCAGCTGGGCAGGCTGGGCCGTGACCGGGGTCTCCTCACTCACCTCCAAGCTGATCCGTGTGCACCCCACCACTGCCCCCGCAGAGACCAACATTCCCCAAAGACCCACACCTGAAG GAGTTCCTGCCCCGGCTCCCACCCCTGTTCCTGCCACCCCTACAACCTCAGGCCACTGGGAGACGCAGGAAGAGGACAAGGACACAGCAGAGGACAGCAGCGCTGCTGACAGATGGGACGACGAAGACTGGGGCAGCCTGGAG GAGGCTGAGTCCGTGCTGGCCCAGCAGGATGACTGGAGCACTGGGGGCCAAGTGAGCCGTGCTAGTCAG GTCAGCAACTCCGACCACAAACCCTCCAAATCCCCAGAGTCCGACTGGAGCAGCTGGGAAGCTGAGGGCTCCTGGGAACAGGGCTGGCAGGAGCCAAGCTCCCAGGAGCCACCTCTCGAGGGTACGCGGCTGGCCAGCGAGTATAACTGGGGTGGCCCAGAGTCCAGCGACAAGGGTGACCCCTTCGCTACCCTGTCTGCACGTCCCAGCACCCAG CCTAGGCCGGACTCGTGGGGTGAGGACAACTGGGAGGGCCTGGAGACAGAAAGTC gacaggccaaggcTGAGCTGGCCCGGAAGAAGCGCGAGGAGCGGCGGCGGGAGATGGAAGCCAAACGCGCCGAGAGGAAGGCGGCCAAGGGCCCCATGAAGCTGGGAGCCCGGAAGCTGGACTGA
- the LOC105469573 gene encoding N-terminal kinase-like protein isoform X7 codes for MWRLGCLIWEVFNGPLPRAAALRNPGKIPKSLVPHYCELVGANPKVRPNPARFLQNCRAPGGFMSNRFVETNLFLEEIQIKEPAEKQKFFQELSKSLDAFPEDFCRHKVLPQLLTAFEFGNAGAVVLTPLFKVGKFLSAEEYQQKIIPVVVKMFSSTDRAMRIRLLQQMEQFIQYLDEPTVNTQIFPHVVHGFLDTNPAIREQTVKSMLLLAPKLNEANLNVELMKHFARLQAKDEQGPIRCNTTVCLGKIGSYLSASTRHRVLTSAFSRATKDPFAPSRVAGVLGFAATHNLYSMNDCAHKILPVLCGLTVDPEKSVRDQAFKAIRSFLSKLESVSEDPTQLEEVEKDVHAASSPGMGGAAASWAGWAVTGVSSLTSKLIRVHPTTAPAETNIPQRPTPEGHWETQEEDKDTAEDSSAADRWDDEDWGSLEQEAESVLAQQDDWSTGGQVSRASQVSNSDHKPSKSPESDWSSWEAEGSWEQGWQEPSSQEPPLEGTRLASEYNWGGPESSDKGDPFATLSARPSTQPRPDSWGEDNWEGLETESRQAKAELARKKREERRREMEAKRAERKAAKGPMKLGARKLD; via the exons ATGTGGCGCTTGGGCTGCCTCATCTGGGAAGTCTTCAATGGGCCCCTACCTCGGGCAGCAGCCCTACGCAACCCTGGGAAG ATCCCCAAATCACTAGTACCCCATTACTGTGAGCTGGTGGGAGCGAACCCCAAGGTGCGTCCCAACCCGGCCCGCTTCCTGCAGAACTGCCGGGCACCTGGTGGCTTCATGAGCAACCGCTTTGTAGAGACCAACCTCTTCCTGGAGGAGATTCAG ATCAAAGAGCCAGCCGAGAAGCAAAAGTTCTTCCAGGAGCTGAGCAAGAGCCTGGATGCGTTCCCTGAGGATTTCTGTCGGCACAAGGTGCTGCCCCAGCTGCTGACCGCCTTCGAGTTTGGCAATGCGGGGGCCGTTGTCCTCACGCCCCTCTTCAAG GTGGGCAAGTTCCTGAGCGCTGAGGAATATCAGCAGAAGATCATCCCTGTGGTGGTCAAGATGTTCTCATCTACTGACCGGGCCATGCGCATCCGCCTCCTGCAGCAG ATGGAGCAGTTCATCCAGTACCTTGATGAGCCAACGGTCAACACCCAGATCTTCCCCCACGTCGTACATGGCTTTCTGGACACCAACCCTGCCATCCGGGAGCAGACGGTCAAG TCCATGCTGCTTCTGGCCCCGAAGCTGAACGAGGCCAACCTCAATGTGGAGCTGATGAAGCACTTTGCACGGCTACAGGCCAAGGATGAACAGGGTCCCATCCGCTGCAACACCACGGTCTGCCTGGGCAAAATCGGCTCGTACCTCAGTGCCAGC ACCAGACACAGGGTCCTTACTTCCGCCTTCAGCCGAGCCACTAAGGACCCGTTTGCACCGTCCCGGGTTGCGGGTGTCCTGGGCTTTGCTGCCACCCACAATCTCTACTCAATGAATGACTGTGCCCACAAGATCCTGCCTGTGCTCTGCGGTCTCACTGTAGATCCTGAGAAATCTGTGCGGGACCAG GCCTTCAAGGCCATTCGGAGCTTCCTGTCCAAACTGGAGTCTGTGTCGGAGGACCCGACCCAGCTGGAGGAAGTGG AGAAGGATGTCCATGCAGCCTCCAGCCCTGGCATGGGAGGAGCCGCAGCCAGCTGGGCAGGCTGGGCCGTGACCGGGGTCTCCTCACTCACCTCCAAGCTGATCCGTGTGCACCCCACCACTGCCCCCGCAGAGACCAACATTCCCCAAAGACCCACACCTGAAG GCCACTGGGAGACGCAGGAAGAGGACAAGGACACAGCAGAGGACAGCAGCGCTGCTGACAGATGGGACGACGAAGACTGGGGCAGCCTGGAG CAGGAGGCTGAGTCCGTGCTGGCCCAGCAGGATGACTGGAGCACTGGGGGCCAAGTGAGCCGTGCTAGTCAG GTCAGCAACTCCGACCACAAACCCTCCAAATCCCCAGAGTCCGACTGGAGCAGCTGGGAAGCTGAGGGCTCCTGGGAACAGGGCTGGCAGGAGCCAAGCTCCCAGGAGCCACCTCTCGAGGGTACGCGGCTGGCCAGCGAGTATAACTGGGGTGGCCCAGAGTCCAGCGACAAGGGTGACCCCTTCGCTACCCTGTCTGCACGTCCCAGCACCCAG CCTAGGCCGGACTCGTGGGGTGAGGACAACTGGGAGGGCCTGGAGACAGAAAGTC gacaggccaaggcTGAGCTGGCCCGGAAGAAGCGCGAGGAGCGGCGGCGGGAGATGGAAGCCAAACGCGCCGAGAGGAAGGCGGCCAAGGGCCCCATGAAGCTGGGAGCCCGGAAGCTGGACTGA
- the LOC105469573 gene encoding N-terminal kinase-like protein isoform X6 yields the protein MWRLGCLIWEVFNGPLPRAAALRNPGKIPKSLVPHYCELVGANPKVRPNPARFLQNCRAPGGFMSNRFVETNLFLEEIQIKEPAEKQKFFQELSKSLDAFPEDFCRHKVLPQLLTAFEFGNAGAVVLTPLFKVGKFLSAEEYQQKIIPVVVKMFSSTDRAMRIRLLQQMEQFIQYLDEPTVNTQIFPHVVHGFLDTNPAIREQTVKSMLLLAPKLNEANLNVELMKHFARLQAKDEQGPIRCNTTVCLGKIGSYLSASTRHRVLTSAFSRATKDPFAPSRVAGVLGFAATHNLYSMNDCAHKILPVLCGLTVDPEKSVRDQAFKAIRSFLSKLESVSEDPTQLEEVEKDVHAASSPGMGGAAASWAGWAVTGVSSLTSKLIRVHPTTAPAETNIPQRPTPEGVPAPAPTPVPATPTTSGHWETQEEDKDTAEDSSAADRWDDEDWGSLEEAESVLAQQDDWSTGGQVSRASQVSNSDHKPSKSPESDWSSWEAEGSWEQGWQEPSSQEPPLEGTRLASEYNWGGPESSDKGDPFATLSARPSTQPRPDSWGEDNWEGLETESRQAKAELARKKREERRREMEAKRAERKAAKGPMKLGARKLD from the exons ATGTGGCGCTTGGGCTGCCTCATCTGGGAAGTCTTCAATGGGCCCCTACCTCGGGCAGCAGCCCTACGCAACCCTGGGAAG ATCCCCAAATCACTAGTACCCCATTACTGTGAGCTGGTGGGAGCGAACCCCAAGGTGCGTCCCAACCCGGCCCGCTTCCTGCAGAACTGCCGGGCACCTGGTGGCTTCATGAGCAACCGCTTTGTAGAGACCAACCTCTTCCTGGAGGAGATTCAG ATCAAAGAGCCAGCCGAGAAGCAAAAGTTCTTCCAGGAGCTGAGCAAGAGCCTGGATGCGTTCCCTGAGGATTTCTGTCGGCACAAGGTGCTGCCCCAGCTGCTGACCGCCTTCGAGTTTGGCAATGCGGGGGCCGTTGTCCTCACGCCCCTCTTCAAG GTGGGCAAGTTCCTGAGCGCTGAGGAATATCAGCAGAAGATCATCCCTGTGGTGGTCAAGATGTTCTCATCTACTGACCGGGCCATGCGCATCCGCCTCCTGCAGCAG ATGGAGCAGTTCATCCAGTACCTTGATGAGCCAACGGTCAACACCCAGATCTTCCCCCACGTCGTACATGGCTTTCTGGACACCAACCCTGCCATCCGGGAGCAGACGGTCAAG TCCATGCTGCTTCTGGCCCCGAAGCTGAACGAGGCCAACCTCAATGTGGAGCTGATGAAGCACTTTGCACGGCTACAGGCCAAGGATGAACAGGGTCCCATCCGCTGCAACACCACGGTCTGCCTGGGCAAAATCGGCTCGTACCTCAGTGCCAGC ACCAGACACAGGGTCCTTACTTCCGCCTTCAGCCGAGCCACTAAGGACCCGTTTGCACCGTCCCGGGTTGCGGGTGTCCTGGGCTTTGCTGCCACCCACAATCTCTACTCAATGAATGACTGTGCCCACAAGATCCTGCCTGTGCTCTGCGGTCTCACTGTAGATCCTGAGAAATCTGTGCGGGACCAG GCCTTCAAGGCCATTCGGAGCTTCCTGTCCAAACTGGAGTCTGTGTCGGAGGACCCGACCCAGCTGGAGGAAGTGG AGAAGGATGTCCATGCAGCCTCCAGCCCTGGCATGGGAGGAGCCGCAGCCAGCTGGGCAGGCTGGGCCGTGACCGGGGTCTCCTCACTCACCTCCAAGCTGATCCGTGTGCACCCCACCACTGCCCCCGCAGAGACCAACATTCCCCAAAGACCCACACCTGAAG GAGTTCCTGCCCCGGCTCCCACCCCTGTTCCTGCCACCCCTACAACCTCAGGCCACTGGGAGACGCAGGAAGAGGACAAGGACACAGCAGAGGACAGCAGCGCTGCTGACAGATGGGACGACGAAGACTGGGGCAGCCTGGAG GAGGCTGAGTCCGTGCTGGCCCAGCAGGATGACTGGAGCACTGGGGGCCAAGTGAGCCGTGCTAGTCAG GTCAGCAACTCCGACCACAAACCCTCCAAATCCCCAGAGTCCGACTGGAGCAGCTGGGAAGCTGAGGGCTCCTGGGAACAGGGCTGGCAGGAGCCAAGCTCCCAGGAGCCACCTCTCGAGGGTACGCGGCTGGCCAGCGAGTATAACTGGGGTGGCCCAGAGTCCAGCGACAAGGGTGACCCCTTCGCTACCCTGTCTGCACGTCCCAGCACCCAG CCTAGGCCGGACTCGTGGGGTGAGGACAACTGGGAGGGCCTGGAGACAGAAAGTC gacaggccaaggcTGAGCTGGCCCGGAAGAAGCGCGAGGAGCGGCGGCGGGAGATGGAAGCCAAACGCGCCGAGAGGAAGGCGGCCAAGGGCCCCATGAAGCTGGGAGCCCGGAAGCTGGACTGA
- the LOC105469573 gene encoding N-terminal kinase-like protein isoform X12, with protein MWFFARDPVRDFPFELIPEPPEGGPPGPWALHRGRKKATGCPVSIFVYDVKPGAEEQTQVAKAAFKRLKTLRHPNILAYIDGLETEKCLHVVTEAVTPLGIYLKARVEAGGLKELEISWGLHQIVKALSFLVNDCSLIHNNVCMAAVFVDRAGEWKLGGLDYMYSAQGNGGGPPRKGIPELEQYDPPELADSSGRVVREKWSADMWRLGCLIWEVFNGPLPRAAALRNPGKIPKSLVPHYCELVGANPKVRPNPARFLQNCRAPGGFMSNRFVETNLFLEEIQIKEPAEKQKFFQELSKSLDAFPEDFCRHKVLPQLLTAFEFGNAGAVVLTPLFKVGKFLSAEEYQQKIIPVVVKMFSSTDRAMRIRLLQQMEQFIQYLDEPTVNTQIFPHVVHGFLDTNPAIREQTVKSMLLLAPKLNEANLNVELMKHFARLQAKDEQGPIRCNTTVCLGKIGSYLSASTRHRVLTSAFSRATKDPFAPSRVAGVLGFAATHNLYSMNDCAHKILPVLCGLTVDPEKSVRDQAFKAIRSFLSKLESVSEDPTQLEEVEKDVHAASSPGMGGAAASWAGWAVTGVSSLTSKLIRVHPTTAPAETNIPQRPTPEGHWETQEEDKDTAEDSSAADRWDDEDWGSLEQEAESVLAQQDDWSTGGQVSRASQSPTGAAGKLRAPGNRAGRSQAPRSHLSRVRGWPASITGVAQSPATRVTPSLPCLHVPAPSLGRTRGVRTTGRAWRQKVDRPRLSWPGRSARSGGGRWKPNAPRGRRPRAP; from the exons ATGTGGTTCTTTGCTCGGGACCCGGTCCGGGACTTTCCGTTCGAGCTCATCCCGGAGCCCCCAGAGGGCGGCCCGCCCGGGCCCTGGGCCCTGCACCGTGGCCGCAAGAAG GCCACAGGCTGTCCCGTGTCCATCTTCGTCTATGATGTGAAGCCTGGCGCGGAAGAGCAGACCCAGGTGGCCAAAGCTGCTTTCAAGCGCCTCAAAACTCTACGGCATCCCAACATCCTGGCTTACATCGATGGACTGGAG ACAGAAAAATGTCTCCACGTCGTGACAGAGGCTGTGACTCCGTTGGGAATATACCTCAAGGCGAGAGTGGAGGCTGGTGGCCTGAAGGAGCTGGAGATCTCCTGGGGGCTACACCAGATTGTG AAAGCCCTCAGCTTCCTGGTCAACGACTGCAGCCTCATCCACAACAATGTCTGCATGGCCGCCGTGTTCGTGGACCGAGCTGGCGAGTGGAAGCTTGGGGGCCTGGACTACATGTATTCAGCCCAGGGCAACGGTGGGGGACCTCCCCGCAAGGGGATCCCCGAGCTTGAGCAGTATGACCCCCCGGAGTTGGCTGACAGCAGTGGCAGAGTGGTCAGAGAGAAGTG GTCAGCAGACATGTGGCGCTTGGGCTGCCTCATCTGGGAAGTCTTCAATGGGCCCCTACCTCGGGCAGCAGCCCTACGCAACCCTGGGAAG ATCCCCAAATCACTAGTACCCCATTACTGTGAGCTGGTGGGAGCGAACCCCAAGGTGCGTCCCAACCCGGCCCGCTTCCTGCAGAACTGCCGGGCACCTGGTGGCTTCATGAGCAACCGCTTTGTAGAGACCAACCTCTTCCTGGAGGAGATTCAG ATCAAAGAGCCAGCCGAGAAGCAAAAGTTCTTCCAGGAGCTGAGCAAGAGCCTGGATGCGTTCCCTGAGGATTTCTGTCGGCACAAGGTGCTGCCCCAGCTGCTGACCGCCTTCGAGTTTGGCAATGCGGGGGCCGTTGTCCTCACGCCCCTCTTCAAG GTGGGCAAGTTCCTGAGCGCTGAGGAATATCAGCAGAAGATCATCCCTGTGGTGGTCAAGATGTTCTCATCTACTGACCGGGCCATGCGCATCCGCCTCCTGCAGCAG ATGGAGCAGTTCATCCAGTACCTTGATGAGCCAACGGTCAACACCCAGATCTTCCCCCACGTCGTACATGGCTTTCTGGACACCAACCCTGCCATCCGGGAGCAGACGGTCAAG TCCATGCTGCTTCTGGCCCCGAAGCTGAACGAGGCCAACCTCAATGTGGAGCTGATGAAGCACTTTGCACGGCTACAGGCCAAGGATGAACAGGGTCCCATCCGCTGCAACACCACGGTCTGCCTGGGCAAAATCGGCTCGTACCTCAGTGCCAGC ACCAGACACAGGGTCCTTACTTCCGCCTTCAGCCGAGCCACTAAGGACCCGTTTGCACCGTCCCGGGTTGCGGGTGTCCTGGGCTTTGCTGCCACCCACAATCTCTACTCAATGAATGACTGTGCCCACAAGATCCTGCCTGTGCTCTGCGGTCTCACTGTAGATCCTGAGAAATCTGTGCGGGACCAG GCCTTCAAGGCCATTCGGAGCTTCCTGTCCAAACTGGAGTCTGTGTCGGAGGACCCGACCCAGCTGGAGGAAGTGG AGAAGGATGTCCATGCAGCCTCCAGCCCTGGCATGGGAGGAGCCGCAGCCAGCTGGGCAGGCTGGGCCGTGACCGGGGTCTCCTCACTCACCTCCAAGCTGATCCGTGTGCACCCCACCACTGCCCCCGCAGAGACCAACATTCCCCAAAGACCCACACCTGAAG GCCACTGGGAGACGCAGGAAGAGGACAAGGACACAGCAGAGGACAGCAGCGCTGCTGACAGATGGGACGACGAAGACTGGGGCAGCCTGGAG CAGGAGGCTGAGTCCGTGCTGGCCCAGCAGGATGACTGGAGCACTGGGGGCCAAGTGAGCCGTGCTAGTCAG AGTCCGACTGGAGCAGCTGGGAAGCTGAGGGCTCCTGGGAACAGGGCTGGCAGGAGCCAAGCTCCCAGGAGCCACCTCTCGAGGGTACGCGGCTGGCCAGCGAGTATAACTGGGGTGGCCCAGAGTCCAGCGACAAGGGTGACCCCTTCGCTACCCTGTCTGCACGTCCCAGCACCCAG CCTAGGCCGGACTCGTGGGGTGAGGACAACTGGGAGGGCCTGGAGACAGAAAGTC gacaggccaaggcTGAGCTGGCCCGGAAGAAGCGCGAGGAGCGGCGGCGGGAGATGGAAGCCAAACGCGCCGAGAGGAAGGCGGCCAAGGGCCCCATGA
- the LOC105469573 gene encoding N-terminal kinase-like protein isoform X13, with product MWFFARDPVRDFPFELIPEPPEGGPPGPWALHRGRKKATGCPVSIFVYDVKPGAEEQTQVAKAAFKRLKTLRHPNILAYIDGLETEKCLHVVTEAVTPLGIYLKARVEAGGLKELEISWGLHQIVKALSFLVNDCSLIHNNVCMAAVFVDRAGEWKLGGLDYMYSAQGNGGGPPRKGIPELEQYDPPELADSSGRVVREKWSADMWRLGCLIWEVFNGPLPRAAALRNPGKIPKSLVPHYCELVGANPKVRPNPARFLQNCRAPGGFMSNRFVETNLFLEEIQIKEPAEKQKFFQELSKSLDAFPEDFCRHKVLPQLLTAFEFGNAGAVVLTPLFKVGKFLSAEEYQQKIIPVVVKMFSSTDRAMRIRLLQQMEQFIQYLDEPTVNTQIFPHVVHGFLDTNPAIREQTVKSMLLLAPKLNEANLNVELMKHFARLQAKDEQGPIRCNTTVCLGKIGSYLSASTRHRVLTSAFSRATKDPFAPSRVAGVLGFAATHNLYSMNDCAHKILPVLCGLTVDPEKSVRDQAFKAIRSFLSKLESVSEDPTQLEEVEKDVHAASSPGMGGAAASWAGWAVTGVSSLTSKLIRVHPTTAPAETNIPQRPTPEGHWETQEEDKDTAEDSSAADRWDDEDWGSLEQEAESVLAQQDDWSTGGQVSRASQVSNSDHKPSKSPESDWSSWEAEGSWEQGWQEPSSQEPPLEGTRLASEYNWGGPESSDKGDPFATLSARPSTQDRPRLSWPGRSARSGGGRWKPNAPRGRRPRAP from the exons ATGTGGTTCTTTGCTCGGGACCCGGTCCGGGACTTTCCGTTCGAGCTCATCCCGGAGCCCCCAGAGGGCGGCCCGCCCGGGCCCTGGGCCCTGCACCGTGGCCGCAAGAAG GCCACAGGCTGTCCCGTGTCCATCTTCGTCTATGATGTGAAGCCTGGCGCGGAAGAGCAGACCCAGGTGGCCAAAGCTGCTTTCAAGCGCCTCAAAACTCTACGGCATCCCAACATCCTGGCTTACATCGATGGACTGGAG ACAGAAAAATGTCTCCACGTCGTGACAGAGGCTGTGACTCCGTTGGGAATATACCTCAAGGCGAGAGTGGAGGCTGGTGGCCTGAAGGAGCTGGAGATCTCCTGGGGGCTACACCAGATTGTG AAAGCCCTCAGCTTCCTGGTCAACGACTGCAGCCTCATCCACAACAATGTCTGCATGGCCGCCGTGTTCGTGGACCGAGCTGGCGAGTGGAAGCTTGGGGGCCTGGACTACATGTATTCAGCCCAGGGCAACGGTGGGGGACCTCCCCGCAAGGGGATCCCCGAGCTTGAGCAGTATGACCCCCCGGAGTTGGCTGACAGCAGTGGCAGAGTGGTCAGAGAGAAGTG GTCAGCAGACATGTGGCGCTTGGGCTGCCTCATCTGGGAAGTCTTCAATGGGCCCCTACCTCGGGCAGCAGCCCTACGCAACCCTGGGAAG ATCCCCAAATCACTAGTACCCCATTACTGTGAGCTGGTGGGAGCGAACCCCAAGGTGCGTCCCAACCCGGCCCGCTTCCTGCAGAACTGCCGGGCACCTGGTGGCTTCATGAGCAACCGCTTTGTAGAGACCAACCTCTTCCTGGAGGAGATTCAG ATCAAAGAGCCAGCCGAGAAGCAAAAGTTCTTCCAGGAGCTGAGCAAGAGCCTGGATGCGTTCCCTGAGGATTTCTGTCGGCACAAGGTGCTGCCCCAGCTGCTGACCGCCTTCGAGTTTGGCAATGCGGGGGCCGTTGTCCTCACGCCCCTCTTCAAG GTGGGCAAGTTCCTGAGCGCTGAGGAATATCAGCAGAAGATCATCCCTGTGGTGGTCAAGATGTTCTCATCTACTGACCGGGCCATGCGCATCCGCCTCCTGCAGCAG ATGGAGCAGTTCATCCAGTACCTTGATGAGCCAACGGTCAACACCCAGATCTTCCCCCACGTCGTACATGGCTTTCTGGACACCAACCCTGCCATCCGGGAGCAGACGGTCAAG TCCATGCTGCTTCTGGCCCCGAAGCTGAACGAGGCCAACCTCAATGTGGAGCTGATGAAGCACTTTGCACGGCTACAGGCCAAGGATGAACAGGGTCCCATCCGCTGCAACACCACGGTCTGCCTGGGCAAAATCGGCTCGTACCTCAGTGCCAGC ACCAGACACAGGGTCCTTACTTCCGCCTTCAGCCGAGCCACTAAGGACCCGTTTGCACCGTCCCGGGTTGCGGGTGTCCTGGGCTTTGCTGCCACCCACAATCTCTACTCAATGAATGACTGTGCCCACAAGATCCTGCCTGTGCTCTGCGGTCTCACTGTAGATCCTGAGAAATCTGTGCGGGACCAG GCCTTCAAGGCCATTCGGAGCTTCCTGTCCAAACTGGAGTCTGTGTCGGAGGACCCGACCCAGCTGGAGGAAGTGG AGAAGGATGTCCATGCAGCCTCCAGCCCTGGCATGGGAGGAGCCGCAGCCAGCTGGGCAGGCTGGGCCGTGACCGGGGTCTCCTCACTCACCTCCAAGCTGATCCGTGTGCACCCCACCACTGCCCCCGCAGAGACCAACATTCCCCAAAGACCCACACCTGAAG GCCACTGGGAGACGCAGGAAGAGGACAAGGACACAGCAGAGGACAGCAGCGCTGCTGACAGATGGGACGACGAAGACTGGGGCAGCCTGGAG CAGGAGGCTGAGTCCGTGCTGGCCCAGCAGGATGACTGGAGCACTGGGGGCCAAGTGAGCCGTGCTAGTCAG GTCAGCAACTCCGACCACAAACCCTCCAAATCCCCAGAGTCCGACTGGAGCAGCTGGGAAGCTGAGGGCTCCTGGGAACAGGGCTGGCAGGAGCCAAGCTCCCAGGAGCCACCTCTCGAGGGTACGCGGCTGGCCAGCGAGTATAACTGGGGTGGCCCAGAGTCCAGCGACAAGGGTGACCCCTTCGCTACCCTGTCTGCACGTCCCAGCACCCAG gacaggccaaggcTGAGCTGGCCCGGAAGAAGCGCGAGGAGCGGCGGCGGGAGATGGAAGCCAAACGCGCCGAGAGGAAGGCGGCCAAGGGCCCCATGA